In Chelonia mydas isolate rCheMyd1 chromosome 10, rCheMyd1.pri.v2, whole genome shotgun sequence, a single window of DNA contains:
- the RCCD1 gene encoding RCC1 domain-containing protein 1 isoform X2, which yields MAEPGPQRGWFVFGFRGVAEPPAGGARRVEPEPGGIRVVRPAWSYTGLVTGRGRLVLRGLLAGPLPGRGRDLLPSESHVLLLRGAALEAWARGAGLRGGPAWRRRLHPGETAGPLPLAPGGYVTPRPPFLHPLPLQARKLVLGHEHAVVLGPTGTVYTWGSGRHGQLGHGGLEPVSEPRLVEALHGMPMGDVAAGGWHSVSVSEGGDLYAWGWNESGQLALPCKALAEKRPPAAASVSQHEEPGAGEAELKLVSPKAPPGAEAGDFISIQAFPALLDLPEGSEVSKVSCGSRHTAAVTRKYGQLGHTDTASSDQPRQVGYFPANGLSVEDVVCGPWNTYICAVEK from the exons ATGGCGGAACCGGGTCCCCAGCGCGGCTGGTTCGTTTTCGGGTTTCGGGGCGTCGCGGAGCCTCCGGCCGGCGGGGCCCGGCGCGTGGAGCCGGAGCCGGGCGGGATCCGCGTGGTGCGGCCCGCGTGGAGCTACACGGGCCTGGTGACGG GGCGCGGCCGCCTGGTGCTGCGGGGGCTGCTGGCGGGGCCGCTGCCCGGGCGCGGCCGGGACCTGCTCCCCTCCGAGAGCCACGTGCTTCTGCTGCGAGGGGCCGCGCTGGAGGCCTGGGCGCGGGGCGCGGGGCTGCGCGGGGGCCCCGCCTGGCGGCGGCGGCTGCACCCAGGGGAGACGGCCgggcccctgcccctggcccccggCGGCTACGTGACCCCACGGCCGCCCTTCCTGCACCCGCTGCCGCTGCAGGCCCGGAAGCTGGTGCTGGGCCACGAGCACGCGGTGGTCCTGGGCCCCACCGGGACCGTCTacacctggggctctggcag ACATGGGCAGCTGGGGCACGGGGGCCTGGAGCCGGTGTCGGAGCCCCGGCTCGTGGAGGCCTTGCATGGCATGCCCATGGGGGACGTGGCAGCTGGAGGCTGGCATTCTGTCAGTGTCAGCG AGGGAGGTGATCTCTATGCCTGGGGCTGGAACGAATCGGGGCAGCTGGCTTTACCTTGCAAAGCACTGGCAGAAAAAAGGCCACCAGCCGCAGCCTCTGTCTCCCAGCATGAGGAACCCGGCGCAG GAGAGGCGGAGCTGAAATTGGTCAGTCCCAAGGCACCACCGGGTGCTGAAGCAGGTGACTTCATTTCAATCCAGGCCTTCCCCGCTTTGCTGGATCTACCTGAGGGTTCAGAGGTCAGCAAGGTCAGCTGTGGTTCCCGCCACACTGCTGCTGTGACCC GTAAATATGGGCAGCTTGGCCACACTGACACAGCCAGCTCTGACCAGCCAAGACAAGTGGGCTATTTCCCTGCAAACGGGCTCTCGGTGGAGGACGTGGTCTGTGGCCCATGGAACACTTACATCTGTGCTGTAGAGAAGTGA
- the RCCD1 gene encoding RCC1 domain-containing protein 1 isoform X1 has translation MAEPGPQRGWFVFGFRGVAEPPAGGARRVEPEPGGIRVVRPAWSYTGLVTGRGRLVLRGLLAGPLPGRGRDLLPSESHVLLLRGAALEAWARGAGLRGGPAWRRRLHPGETAGPLPLAPGGYVTPRPPFLHPLPLQARKLVLGHEHAVVLGPTGTVYTWGSGRHGQLGHGGLEPVSEPRLVEALHGMPMGDVAAGGWHSVSVSEGGDLYAWGWNESGQLALPCKALAEKRPPAAASVSQHEEPGAGEAELKLVSPKAPPGAEAGDFISIQAFPALLDLPEGSEVSKVSCGSRHTAAVTRTGELYTWGWGKYGQLGHTDTASSDQPRQVGYFPANGLSVEDVVCGPWNTYICAVEK, from the exons ATGGCGGAACCGGGTCCCCAGCGCGGCTGGTTCGTTTTCGGGTTTCGGGGCGTCGCGGAGCCTCCGGCCGGCGGGGCCCGGCGCGTGGAGCCGGAGCCGGGCGGGATCCGCGTGGTGCGGCCCGCGTGGAGCTACACGGGCCTGGTGACGG GGCGCGGCCGCCTGGTGCTGCGGGGGCTGCTGGCGGGGCCGCTGCCCGGGCGCGGCCGGGACCTGCTCCCCTCCGAGAGCCACGTGCTTCTGCTGCGAGGGGCCGCGCTGGAGGCCTGGGCGCGGGGCGCGGGGCTGCGCGGGGGCCCCGCCTGGCGGCGGCGGCTGCACCCAGGGGAGACGGCCgggcccctgcccctggcccccggCGGCTACGTGACCCCACGGCCGCCCTTCCTGCACCCGCTGCCGCTGCAGGCCCGGAAGCTGGTGCTGGGCCACGAGCACGCGGTGGTCCTGGGCCCCACCGGGACCGTCTacacctggggctctggcag ACATGGGCAGCTGGGGCACGGGGGCCTGGAGCCGGTGTCGGAGCCCCGGCTCGTGGAGGCCTTGCATGGCATGCCCATGGGGGACGTGGCAGCTGGAGGCTGGCATTCTGTCAGTGTCAGCG AGGGAGGTGATCTCTATGCCTGGGGCTGGAACGAATCGGGGCAGCTGGCTTTACCTTGCAAAGCACTGGCAGAAAAAAGGCCACCAGCCGCAGCCTCTGTCTCCCAGCATGAGGAACCCGGCGCAG GAGAGGCGGAGCTGAAATTGGTCAGTCCCAAGGCACCACCGGGTGCTGAAGCAGGTGACTTCATTTCAATCCAGGCCTTCCCCGCTTTGCTGGATCTACCTGAGGGTTCAGAGGTCAGCAAGGTCAGCTGTGGTTCCCGCCACACTGCTGCTGTGACCC GGACAGGGGAGCTCTACACCTGGGGCTGGG GTAAATATGGGCAGCTTGGCCACACTGACACAGCCAGCTCTGACCAGCCAAGACAAGTGGGCTATTTCCCTGCAAACGGGCTCTCGGTGGAGGACGTGGTCTGTGGCCCATGGAACACTTACATCTGTGCTGTAGAGAAGTGA